The Henckelia pumila isolate YLH828 chromosome 2, ASM3356847v2, whole genome shotgun sequence genome includes a window with the following:
- the LOC140879071 gene encoding uncharacterized protein has product MKLTEESLELGEVKPTTITLQLADRSLTYPRGIVENVLVKVDKFIFPADFVVLDMEEAQDVPLILGRPFLATGRALIDMQEGKLTLRVGGEAVTFNIYKTTNYQDEVHACNHIDLFDSSVNNFGVEIELKSG; this is encoded by the exons ATGAAGTTGACAGAGGA gtcTTTGGAGCTTGGTGAGGTGAAACCAACCACGATTACTCTGCAGTTGGCTGACCGTTCTCTGACTTATCCTCGCGGTATTGTGGAGAATGtattggtaaaagtagataaatttatttttcctgctgacTTTGTAGTGCTTGACATGGAAGAAGCTCAAGATGTCCCTCTAATTTTGGGGCGACCATTCTTGGCAACTGGAAGAGCTTTAATTGATATGCAGGAGGGTAAATTAACTctacgagttggtggtgaagcggtcacttttaatatttataagacCACGAATTACCAAGATGAAGTACATGCTTGTAATCacattgatttatttgattcttCTGTGAATAATTTTGGTGTAGAAATAGAGTTGAAAAGTGGGTGA